A single genomic interval of Peribacillus sp. FSL H8-0477 harbors:
- the mce gene encoding methylmalonyl-CoA epimerase, translating into MMQKIDHIGIAVYSINDALPLYTDVFGMKLEAIETVENQGVKVAFLFAGNTRLELLEALSDDSPIAGYIAKRGEGIHHIALGVEGIESRIKELKEQGITMIDDTSRIGAHEAKVAFIHPKSTARVLFELCEQQK; encoded by the coding sequence ATGATGCAGAAAATTGATCATATTGGAATTGCCGTTTATTCAATAAATGACGCTCTTCCACTGTATACAGATGTCTTTGGGATGAAGTTAGAAGCAATCGAGACCGTAGAAAACCAAGGGGTTAAGGTAGCGTTCTTGTTTGCAGGGAATACACGACTAGAATTATTGGAAGCGTTATCAGATGATAGTCCGATTGCTGGATACATAGCCAAACGTGGAGAAGGGATCCATCACATTGCATTAGGGGTAGAGGGAATCGAAAGTAGAATTAAGGAATTGAAAGAGCAGGGGATTACGATGATTGATGATACGTCTCGAATAGGGGCACATGAGGCCAAAGTGGCCTTTATCCATCCAAAATCAACAGCACGCGTATTATTCGAACTATGTGAACAGCAAAAATAA
- a CDS encoding amino acid ABC transporter ATP-binding protein: MIKIENLHKSFGKLDVLKGIHTTIKEGEVVAIIGPSGSGKSTFLRCLNLLETPTKGQIWIKDNEITTKGVDISKVRENVGMVFQHFNLFPHKTVLGNIIYAPMKVKGISKTEAEKQGRELLEMVGLAAKENQYPNKLSGGQKQRVAIARALAMKPEVMLFDEPTSALDPEMVKEVLAVMKSLADSGMTMAIVTHEMGFAREVADRILFLDGGKLVEDASPEEFFSTPKSQRAQDFLEKVL; this comes from the coding sequence GTGATTAAAATAGAGAACCTCCATAAAAGCTTTGGTAAGCTGGATGTATTAAAAGGAATTCATACAACTATTAAAGAGGGGGAAGTTGTCGCCATTATCGGACCATCTGGTTCAGGTAAATCGACTTTCCTTCGTTGTTTGAACTTGCTGGAAACACCGACAAAAGGTCAAATTTGGATCAAAGATAACGAAATCACGACAAAAGGGGTAGACATTTCAAAGGTGCGTGAAAATGTAGGAATGGTGTTCCAGCATTTTAACTTATTCCCGCATAAGACCGTCCTTGGTAACATCATCTATGCTCCGATGAAGGTCAAGGGTATCTCAAAGACTGAAGCGGAAAAGCAAGGCCGGGAGCTTTTAGAAATGGTTGGACTGGCTGCAAAAGAAAATCAATATCCCAATAAATTATCCGGCGGTCAAAAGCAGCGTGTTGCGATTGCTAGAGCATTAGCTATGAAACCTGAAGTTATGCTCTTTGATGAACCAACTTCAGCACTAGATCCAGAAATGGTTAAAGAAGTACTTGCCGTTATGAAATCACTGGCGGATTCAGGAATGACAATGGCAATTGTTACTCACGAAATGGGCTTTGCCCGCGAGGTTGCGGATCGAATTCTGTTCCTTGACGGAGGGAAGCTGGTTGAAGATGCATCCCCAGAAGAATTCTTCTCCACACCGAAAAGTCAACGTGCCCAAGATTTTCTCGAAAAAGTACTATAA
- the prli42 gene encoding stressosome-associated protein Prli42 has translation MKNKKSRKIVVYLMLACMLLTTLFSGIAVFL, from the coding sequence ATGAAGAATAAAAAAAGCAGAAAAATCGTTGTCTATTTAATGCTCGCTTGCATGCTTCTGACTACACTGTTTTCCGGAATCGCCGTTTTCTTATAA
- a CDS encoding L,D-transpeptidase, whose protein sequence is MLFPVLHDVPAVAPGEPLVIVNKAVNKVAFINGNKVQEVFSAGTGKSKELTPEGLFTVTVKAVNPYYRKKNIPGGDPRNPLGSRWIGFDALNTDGRIYGIHGTNQPQSIGKYISNGCVRLSKENIEKLYDQVPIGTQVLITSSSKDFKTLAKEQGAIK, encoded by the coding sequence ATGCTTTTTCCTGTTCTTCATGATGTGCCGGCCGTGGCACCTGGCGAGCCGCTTGTCATCGTTAACAAGGCGGTGAACAAAGTTGCATTTATTAATGGAAACAAAGTTCAGGAGGTATTTTCAGCAGGTACTGGAAAAAGCAAAGAGCTGACTCCTGAGGGATTATTTACGGTAACAGTAAAAGCTGTAAATCCCTATTATCGGAAGAAAAATATCCCTGGCGGGGATCCACGGAATCCGCTTGGCTCAAGATGGATTGGGTTTGATGCGTTAAATACTGATGGCCGGATTTATGGAATTCACGGAACCAACCAACCACAATCGATTGGCAAATACATCTCTAATGGCTGTGTCCGGCTTTCGAAAGAGAATATCGAAAAACTATATGATCAAGTGCCTATCGGAACACAGGTGCTGATTACTAGTTCCTCAAAAGATTTCAAGACCCTTGCTAAAGAACAGGGAGCAATTAAATAA
- a CDS encoding amino acid ABC transporter permease, translating into MNLDFERIMPSIPYILEGIPITLQVVGIAAVIGFVLGILLSLMKISKVKPLNWIADFYTSIFRGTPLVLQLMLIYFGSPQLFGVQIDAFEAAFLSFGLNSAAYISEVIRGGIMAVDKGQMEAAQALGVPYKSSMLNIILPQAFKNILPALMNELITLTKESAVVTIIGLGDIMRRSYIVGGETYKFFEPILIAGLIYYVMVMILTIIGKVIEGRMRRSD; encoded by the coding sequence TTGAATTTAGATTTTGAAAGAATCATGCCTTCGATTCCTTATATTTTGGAAGGAATTCCGATTACCTTACAGGTTGTAGGAATTGCAGCCGTGATTGGGTTTGTTTTAGGGATTTTGCTATCCTTAATGAAAATAAGTAAAGTAAAGCCATTAAACTGGATTGCTGATTTTTATACATCAATCTTTCGCGGGACACCGCTTGTTTTACAATTAATGCTGATTTATTTTGGTTCACCGCAGCTATTCGGTGTCCAAATTGATGCTTTCGAGGCAGCCTTCTTATCTTTCGGGTTAAATTCGGCTGCCTACATATCTGAAGTAATCCGCGGCGGAATTATGGCAGTTGATAAAGGTCAGATGGAAGCAGCACAAGCATTGGGTGTTCCATACAAAAGCAGTATGCTGAATATCATTTTACCGCAAGCGTTTAAAAATATTTTGCCAGCATTAATGAATGAGCTAATTACCCTTACTAAGGAATCAGCCGTAGTGACCATCATCGGTCTCGGAGATATTATGCGTCGTTCATATATTGTTGGTGGAGAGACATATAAATTCTTCGAACCCATCTTAATTGCCGGCTTGATTTATTATGTCATGGTTATGATCCTGACTATTATCGGGAAGGTCATTGAAGGGAGAATGAGACGTAGTGATTAA
- a CDS encoding dihydrofolate reductase family protein — protein MKNQRKIVLFIAQSLDGYIAAKGDSLDWLFRVEGEGDNGYSEFFETVDTVIMGKRTYDWIMEQENGQFPYQAKDCYVFSRSDLANTDHVKFVNEDSVTFTNNLKKEEGRNIWMVGGGDLLHTFLKEKLVDELIVTVAPTIIGEGIPLFKTGDYELDLSLKGTRTFNQFVELHYIVHK, from the coding sequence ATGAAGAACCAGAGAAAAATTGTATTGTTTATTGCCCAAAGCTTGGATGGGTATATTGCAGCAAAAGGCGACTCGTTAGACTGGTTATTTAGGGTGGAAGGGGAAGGGGATAACGGTTATTCGGAATTCTTCGAAACGGTAGATACGGTCATAATGGGCAAACGAACGTATGATTGGATAATGGAACAGGAAAACGGTCAATTTCCTTATCAAGCAAAGGACTGTTACGTTTTTTCTAGGTCAGACTTAGCCAATACAGATCATGTTAAATTTGTAAATGAAGACAGTGTTACCTTTACTAATAACTTGAAAAAGGAAGAAGGAAGAAATATTTGGATGGTTGGCGGCGGTGATTTATTACATACATTTTTAAAAGAAAAATTAGTTGATGAACTAATCGTGACTGTAGCCCCAACAATTATCGGAGAAGGAATTCCTTTATTTAAGACAGGGGATTATGAACTGGATCTTTCGTTAAAAGGTACTAGAACCTTTAATCAATTTGTGGAATTACATTATATTGTCCATAAGTGA
- a CDS encoding transporter substrate-binding domain-containing protein: MKRRFGLVFTSVILAGVLTACGTSDKDESSTGSDSDTNDKVLIMGTSADYPPFEFVETATGEEIKGFDVDLAKAIGKKLGYEVKPKDIDFNGLIPALENGQADLVLAGMTPTPERLKTVDFSDTYYTSRNMLITKKGSDIKTTADLEGKTVGVQLASIQEGLVTDLVKEEKVDIKVEKLNRIPEIVQQIISGRYDAAVIEDTVSKGYLADNKELDGTLIEDGSEDAGSAIAFKKDSKLKDEFNEQLKEMKENGEVEELVLKWFGDGAAK; the protein is encoded by the coding sequence TTGAAGAGAAGATTTGGCCTTGTGTTTACTTCTGTTATCTTAGCAGGAGTACTTACAGCATGTGGAACATCGGATAAGGATGAATCATCAACTGGCAGCGACAGCGATACAAATGACAAAGTGTTAATTATGGGAACTTCAGCGGATTACCCGCCATTCGAATTTGTTGAAACAGCTACAGGAGAAGAGATTAAGGGATTTGATGTAGATCTAGCGAAAGCCATAGGGAAAAAGCTAGGCTATGAAGTGAAACCGAAGGATATTGATTTTAACGGCTTAATTCCAGCACTAGAAAACGGACAAGCAGATTTAGTGCTAGCAGGAATGACACCGACTCCTGAGCGACTCAAAACAGTTGATTTTAGTGATACGTACTATACGTCTAGGAACATGCTTATTACGAAAAAAGGCAGTGATATAAAAACAACCGCTGACCTTGAAGGCAAAACAGTAGGTGTACAATTAGCTTCTATTCAAGAAGGACTTGTTACAGACCTAGTGAAAGAAGAAAAGGTAGATATTAAAGTTGAAAAGCTAAATCGTATTCCTGAAATTGTCCAGCAAATCATTTCTGGCCGTTACGATGCAGCTGTGATTGAAGATACTGTTTCAAAAGGTTATTTAGCAGATAATAAAGAACTAGATGGTACGTTGATTGAAGACGGAAGCGAAGATGCAGGTTCCGCAATCGCCTTTAAAAAGGATAGTAAGCTTAAAGATGAATTTAATGAACAACTGAAAGAAATGAAAGAAAATGGCGAAGTAGAAGAATTAGTTCTAAAATGGTTCGGAGACGGAGCAGCAAAATAA
- a CDS encoding BrxA/BrxB family bacilliredoxin, whose translation MNMDFNFLMNDVVKNAREEIKTAGYTELTTPEDVDSAFAQKGTTLVMINSVCGCAGGIARPAAAHSIHYDKRPDHLVTVFAGQDKEATDKARDYFEGYPPSSPSFALLKDGQFLTMVERHEIEGHDPMSVVNKLQTYFEQYCEEI comes from the coding sequence ATGAATATGGATTTTAATTTTTTAATGAATGACGTGGTCAAAAATGCCCGTGAGGAAATCAAAACGGCTGGATATACAGAGCTTACAACACCAGAAGATGTTGACTCAGCATTTGCTCAAAAAGGTACAACACTTGTCATGATTAATTCTGTATGCGGATGTGCTGGAGGAATTGCAAGACCTGCAGCTGCACATTCTATTCATTATGATAAACGTCCAGATCATCTTGTCACTGTTTTTGCTGGACAAGATAAAGAAGCTACTGATAAGGCTCGTGATTATTTTGAAGGATATCCGCCTTCATCTCCATCATTCGCACTTTTAAAAGATGGTCAGTTCTTAACTATGGTAGAGCGGCACGAAATTGAAGGTCATGATCCAATGTCAGTCGTGAATAAACTACAAACGTATTTCGAACAATATTGTGAAGAAATCTAA
- a CDS encoding acyl-CoA carboxylase subunit beta, producing the protein MTDIYETINDLYDRRREVENGGGDERIAKQHEKGKLTARERIELLVDPGTFVELNPFIEHRSVDFGLDQVKGPGDGVVTGYGKVNGRPIYLFSQDFTVFGGALGEMHAKKIANVMDLAAKNGAPFIGLNDSGGARIQEGVVSLDGYGHIFYRNAIYSGVIPQISVIMGPCAGGAVYSPAITDFVFMVEKTSQMFITGPKVIETVTGEKISSEDLGGAGVHNSISGNAHFQGETEEKVLAQVRELLSYLPQNNEEKPPRLEADLEEDYRPDLTDVIPFDGLRPYDVRKVIDQVVDQNSFMEVQKDFAKNIVIGLARIKGEVVGLICNQPKVLAGGLDINSSDKAARFIRFCDSFNIPLITFEDVSGFFPGVKQEHGGIIRHGAKILYAYSEATVPKMTVILRKAYGGAYVALNSKSIGADMVFAWPNAEIAVMGPQGAANIIFAREIQNSENPEETRAQKIEEYREKFANPYVAAKQGMVDDVIDPRETRIKLIQSLDMLRNKKDSRPYKKHGNIPL; encoded by the coding sequence ATGACTGATATCTATGAAACAATTAACGATTTATACGATAGAAGAAGAGAAGTTGAAAATGGGGGCGGAGATGAACGAATTGCTAAACAGCATGAGAAAGGAAAGTTAACGGCAAGAGAGAGAATTGAACTTTTAGTCGATCCCGGAACTTTTGTTGAGTTAAATCCTTTTATTGAACATCGGAGTGTAGATTTTGGTCTTGATCAGGTCAAGGGGCCAGGTGACGGGGTTGTCACGGGATATGGAAAAGTGAATGGACGGCCCATTTATTTGTTTTCTCAAGATTTCACTGTCTTTGGCGGTGCATTAGGGGAGATGCACGCGAAGAAAATTGCAAATGTAATGGATCTTGCCGCAAAGAATGGAGCACCGTTTATAGGGTTAAATGATTCAGGCGGAGCCAGGATACAAGAAGGTGTCGTTTCACTGGATGGATATGGTCATATTTTTTATCGTAATGCCATTTATTCAGGTGTGATTCCACAGATATCAGTCATTATGGGACCTTGTGCAGGTGGAGCTGTTTATTCACCAGCAATTACGGATTTTGTATTCATGGTTGAGAAAACAAGCCAAATGTTTATTACAGGACCAAAGGTTATTGAAACGGTTACGGGAGAAAAAATTAGTTCTGAGGATTTAGGTGGTGCAGGAGTACATAATAGTATCAGTGGCAATGCTCATTTTCAAGGTGAAACAGAAGAGAAGGTTCTTGCTCAAGTCCGAGAATTATTAAGTTATTTGCCTCAGAATAATGAAGAGAAACCTCCGAGGCTTGAAGCGGATTTAGAGGAGGACTACCGCCCTGATTTAACAGATGTTATTCCATTTGATGGTTTAAGACCGTATGATGTCAGGAAAGTTATCGATCAAGTTGTCGATCAAAACAGTTTTATGGAAGTTCAAAAGGACTTTGCTAAGAATATTGTGATCGGACTAGCACGGATTAAGGGTGAAGTCGTTGGATTAATCTGCAATCAGCCGAAGGTTCTTGCTGGAGGATTGGATATTAACTCCTCGGATAAAGCCGCACGATTTATTCGTTTCTGTGATTCATTCAATATTCCGTTGATTACGTTTGAAGATGTTTCTGGTTTCTTCCCTGGCGTTAAACAAGAGCATGGGGGAATCATCCGCCATGGTGCAAAAATTCTTTATGCTTATTCTGAAGCAACGGTACCGAAAATGACAGTGATTCTTCGTAAGGCATATGGAGGCGCTTATGTAGCCCTTAACAGTAAGTCTATTGGTGCTGATATGGTATTTGCTTGGCCAAATGCTGAAATCGCTGTAATGGGCCCTCAAGGAGCAGCAAATATCATCTTTGCCCGTGAAATTCAAAATAGTGAAAACCCTGAAGAAACGCGTGCACAGAAAATAGAAGAATATCGCGAAAAATTTGCGAATCCTTATGTAGCAGCCAAACAAGGGATGGTTGATGATGTCATTGATCCACGCGAAACGAGGATTAAACTCATCCAGTCACTTGACATGCTTCGTAATAAAAAAGATAGCCGGCCATATAAAAAACATGGCAATATCCCTCTATAA
- the meaB gene encoding methylmalonyl Co-A mutase-associated GTPase MeaB: MSGKKPEWAEENEDGFTSSVQEGVKRSVSSETKVGKFVKKQDRPQDIEELKEGILLGERARLARAITLIESNAPQHFEYAQSLLQSIMTHTGKSIRIGISGVPGAGKSTFIESFGTYLCQAGHKVAVLAVDPSSSINGGSILGDKTRMEELARNPRAFIRPSPSEGTLGGVHRKTRETMLLCEAAGFDVILVETVGVGQSEAIVRGMVDFFLLLALTGAGDELQGMKKGILELVDVIVVNKADGSNKTAALRTKSEYSRILHFLKSPTKGWQAKSLTCSSLNGEGIPALWEVIGEFTGLTKQSGVFEERRRMQAKEWLYSLVNEQLQTLFFQNERIKRMLPQLENEVIAGKKTVTQAVQEAFTNFYKDNES; the protein is encoded by the coding sequence ATGAGCGGCAAAAAGCCGGAATGGGCAGAAGAAAACGAGGATGGATTTACTTCCTCTGTGCAGGAGGGTGTCAAGCGCTCCGTCAGTTCAGAAACCAAGGTAGGTAAATTCGTAAAGAAACAAGATCGTCCACAAGATATCGAAGAACTAAAGGAGGGCATTCTTCTCGGCGAACGGGCTAGGCTTGCACGAGCAATCACGCTGATTGAAAGCAATGCACCCCAGCATTTTGAATATGCCCAAAGTCTGCTCCAATCCATCATGACGCATACTGGTAAGTCAATTAGAATTGGAATTTCTGGTGTTCCTGGGGCAGGGAAAAGTACGTTTATAGAGTCATTTGGCACCTATCTTTGTCAGGCCGGACATAAAGTTGCTGTGCTCGCAGTTGATCCCAGTTCTTCCATCAATGGCGGAAGTATTCTTGGAGATAAAACAAGGATGGAGGAGTTAGCGCGAAATCCACGGGCGTTTATTCGTCCTTCTCCGTCAGAAGGCACGCTTGGCGGTGTCCATCGCAAGACCCGCGAAACGATGCTTTTGTGTGAAGCCGCGGGTTTTGATGTAATTCTTGTAGAAACCGTTGGTGTCGGGCAGAGTGAAGCCATTGTCCGTGGGATGGTTGACTTTTTTCTCTTGCTGGCTTTAACCGGAGCAGGGGATGAACTGCAAGGGATGAAAAAGGGGATTCTTGAACTGGTTGATGTAATTGTTGTTAATAAAGCGGACGGTTCGAACAAAACGGCTGCATTGAGAACGAAATCTGAGTATAGCCGCATTCTCCATTTTCTTAAGTCACCAACAAAAGGCTGGCAAGCGAAGTCATTGACTTGTTCATCATTAAATGGTGAGGGAATACCTGCCCTATGGGAGGTCATTGGTGAATTCACTGGATTAACGAAGCAATCAGGTGTGTTTGAAGAACGTCGGAGGATGCAGGCAAAGGAATGGCTGTATTCCCTTGTGAATGAGCAGCTTCAAACGCTCTTCTTTCAAAATGAACGAATAAAACGGATGCTTCCCCAATTAGAAAATGAAGTCATTGCCGGTAAAAAAACCGTGACACAGGCTGTACAGGAGGCCTTCACGAACTTTTATAAGGACAATGAATCCTAA
- the scpA gene encoding methylmalonyl-CoA mutase: MRQPDFTKVKPTKKSKQESIQSKNVNQMVQDSIEDLLFESNEQIMIKSLYTKKDRENLEHMDSVPGIAPFTRGPYPSMYVNRPWTVRQYAGFSTAEESNAFYRRNLAMGQKGLSVAFDLPTHRGYDSDHPRVTGDVGKAGVAIDSILDMKRLFDGIPLDQMSVSMTMNGAVLPIMAFYIVTAEEQGVTQDKLSGTIQNDILKEYMVRNTYIYPPEMSMKIIADIFEYTSTYMPKFNSISISGYHMQEAGAPADIELAYTLADGLEYVRTGLEAGIDIDKFAPRLSFFWGIGMNYFMEIAKMRAGRFIWAKLMKQFAPASTKAMALRTHSQTSGWSLSEQDPFNNVVRTLLEAHAAALGHTQSLHTNALDEAIALPTDFSARIARNTQLYLQEETGITKVIDPWAGSYYVESLTKALIDRAWEHIEEIENLGGMARAIETGLPKMRIEEAAAKRQAKIDSQEETIVGVNKYRLEIEDPIDILEIDNTAVRESQLKKLRELKEMRDDASVKKALEALGQGAATGKGNLLELAVQAARARATLGEISDVIEKTAGRHKAVIRSISGVYSSSYSNDSDIDEVIAMTEEFLAQEGRRPRILMAKMGQDGHDRGAKVVATAFADLGYDVDIGPLFQTAEETALQAVENDVHAIGMSSLAAGHKTLLPQLTAELKKLGREDIVVIVGGVIPAQDYEFLLQNGASAIFGPGTVIPESAKRVLHEIYRRLGYEEVTE; this comes from the coding sequence ATGAGGCAGCCTGATTTTACAAAAGTTAAGCCTACAAAAAAGTCAAAACAAGAATCGATTCAAAGTAAGAATGTAAACCAAATGGTTCAGGATTCAATAGAAGATTTACTTTTTGAGAGTAATGAACAAATCATGATTAAGTCACTATATACGAAAAAGGACCGCGAAAATTTAGAACATATGGATAGTGTACCGGGAATTGCTCCATTTACACGAGGACCTTATCCGTCCATGTATGTCAATCGACCATGGACGGTCAGACAATATGCAGGTTTCTCCACTGCTGAAGAATCGAATGCTTTTTATCGTCGGAATTTAGCAATGGGTCAAAAAGGGCTTTCTGTTGCTTTCGATCTTCCAACGCACCGTGGTTACGACTCTGACCATCCGCGTGTGACGGGTGATGTGGGGAAGGCAGGTGTGGCTATTGATTCGATTCTAGACATGAAGCGCTTATTCGATGGCATTCCACTGGATCAAATGTCGGTGTCTATGACGATGAACGGAGCAGTACTGCCCATTATGGCTTTCTATATAGTGACAGCTGAGGAACAAGGCGTAACGCAAGATAAGCTATCAGGTACCATCCAAAATGATATCTTAAAAGAATATATGGTTCGTAATACATATATTTATCCACCGGAAATGTCTATGAAGATTATTGCAGATATTTTTGAATATACGTCCACGTATATGCCGAAATTTAACAGCATCAGCATATCCGGCTATCACATGCAGGAAGCTGGAGCTCCAGCTGATATCGAACTGGCTTATACACTTGCGGATGGACTTGAATATGTTCGTACGGGACTTGAAGCTGGCATCGATATCGATAAATTTGCACCACGGCTATCTTTTTTCTGGGGCATTGGAATGAACTATTTCATGGAAATCGCCAAAATGAGAGCTGGACGGTTTATTTGGGCTAAATTGATGAAACAATTTGCGCCGGCAAGTACAAAAGCCATGGCACTCCGCACCCATTCACAAACATCTGGATGGAGTTTATCAGAGCAAGATCCATTTAATAACGTGGTCCGAACTTTACTCGAAGCACACGCAGCAGCGCTCGGTCATACTCAGTCCCTTCATACAAACGCTTTGGATGAAGCTATAGCATTGCCGACAGATTTCTCCGCACGAATTGCAAGAAATACGCAGCTGTATCTTCAAGAAGAAACAGGGATTACGAAAGTGATTGATCCGTGGGCAGGCTCCTATTATGTTGAATCATTAACGAAAGCCTTAATTGATCGTGCCTGGGAGCATATTGAAGAAATTGAAAACCTAGGCGGCATGGCAAGAGCCATTGAAACTGGTCTTCCGAAGATGAGGATTGAGGAAGCTGCGGCTAAACGACAAGCCAAAATTGATTCTCAGGAAGAAACGATTGTCGGGGTCAATAAATACCGCCTTGAAATCGAAGATCCAATCGATATTCTGGAAATAGACAATACCGCAGTTCGAGAAAGTCAGCTGAAAAAGCTTCGTGAACTAAAGGAAATGCGCGACGATGCATCTGTCAAAAAAGCTCTTGAAGCACTTGGACAAGGGGCTGCAACAGGCAAGGGAAATCTTCTGGAACTAGCTGTTCAGGCTGCTCGAGCACGTGCAACACTCGGAGAAATTTCTGATGTGATTGAAAAAACAGCAGGTCGACATAAAGCAGTGATTCGATCAATAAGCGGTGTGTATAGTTCATCCTATTCCAATGATAGCGATATAGATGAAGTAATTGCTATGACAGAAGAATTCCTAGCGCAAGAAGGCAGAAGACCGAGAATTTTAATGGCGAAAATGGGTCAAGATGGTCATGACCGCGGGGCGAAAGTAGTGGCTACTGCATTTGCTGATTTAGGCTATGACGTCGATATAGGGCCGCTGTTTCAAACAGCAGAAGAAACGGCCCTTCAAGCGGTTGAAAATGATGTTCATGCGATCGGGATGAGTTCACTTGCAGCAGGACATAAAACGCTGCTTCCGCAATTGACAGCTGAATTAAAGAAACTGGGCAGAGAGGATATTGTCGTCATTGTCGGCGGAGTGATTCCCGCTCAAGATTATGAATTCCTGCTTCAAAATGGTGCATCCGCTATATTCGGACCAGGAACCGTGATCCCTGAGAGTGCCAAAAGGGTACTTCATGAAATATACCGCCGTCTTGGATATGAGGAAGTGACTGAATAA
- a CDS encoding aromatic acid exporter family protein, producing MAFKIGYRTIKTAVGVTAAIFLAQLLGLNSFSGAGIITILCIQVSKKKSLRASISRLIACMIAIVFSAVLFQVLGFHAWVIGLMLLLFIPTTVALKVNEGIVTSSVIILHLYTAGEITWKLLLNEAALISIGIGVALLVNWYMPSLDNKLIVFQEKIEENFSKILKEVSLYLRNEDSEWDGREITETGKLLAEAKTLAFRDVENHFLREEDIYYHYFKMREKQFSIIERILPLVANLPLRVKQSGMLAEFIAELGENVHPQNTAIVYLGKLKEMDAVFKEMKLPSTREEFESRAALLQLMKEIEEYLLIKRNFKGLPVKQSMHQKRRTGQN from the coding sequence ATGGCATTTAAGATTGGTTATCGGACAATTAAAACAGCAGTCGGTGTTACAGCAGCCATTTTTCTTGCTCAGCTGCTTGGCTTAAATAGTTTTTCAGGGGCTGGAATTATCACAATTCTTTGTATCCAAGTATCAAAAAAGAAATCATTAAGGGCGTCTATTTCACGTTTAATTGCCTGTATGATTGCCATCGTTTTTTCAGCTGTTTTATTTCAAGTCTTAGGATTTCATGCATGGGTTATCGGATTGATGCTGCTGCTATTTATTCCTACGACCGTTGCTTTAAAAGTCAATGAGGGGATTGTAACGAGCAGCGTTATCATCCTCCATCTATATACAGCGGGGGAAATCACCTGGAAGCTGCTTCTTAATGAGGCAGCCCTGATAAGTATAGGGATAGGTGTAGCGCTTTTGGTTAACTGGTATATGCCGAGCCTCGATAATAAGTTAATTGTTTTTCAAGAAAAAATTGAGGAGAATTTTTCCAAGATCCTTAAAGAAGTCTCTCTCTATTTAAGGAATGAGGATAGTGAATGGGACGGCAGGGAAATTACGGAAACAGGGAAATTATTAGCTGAAGCTAAGACCTTAGCTTTCCGTGATGTTGAAAATCATTTCTTACGTGAGGAAGATATTTATTATCATTATTTTAAGATGAGAGAAAAACAATTTTCCATCATTGAACGGATTCTTCCGTTAGTTGCGAATTTACCCTTACGTGTCAAACAAAGCGGAATGCTGGCCGAATTTATTGCCGAACTTGGTGAAAATGTTCACCCGCAAAATACAGCGATTGTTTATTTGGGAAAATTAAAAGAAATGGATGCTGTTTTTAAAGAAATGAAGCTTCCAAGCACGCGGGAGGAATTTGAATCTAGAGCAGCCCTGTTGCAGCTGATGAAAGAAATAGAAGAGTACCTGCTGATTAAACGAAACTTTAAAGGACTCCCTGTTAAACAAAGCATGCATCAAAAGAGACGGACAGGCCAAAACTAA